Proteins encoded in a region of the Panicum hallii strain FIL2 chromosome 3, PHallii_v3.1, whole genome shotgun sequence genome:
- the LOC112885979 gene encoding WRKY transcription factor SUSIBA2-like, whose translation MAAVGARPVLYHHPAPAGDAASMSSYFSHGGSSTSSSASSFSAALGAAPAPAPAPLPSLADQFDISEFLFDDGAGAAAAPGVFADGAPPPVAPAAGSAISAAAHAARSAAEAVPEQPRTERIAFRTRSEVEILDDGYKWRKYGKKSVKNSPNPRNYYRCSTEGCNVKKRVERDKDDPSYVVTTYEGTHNHVSPSTVYYASQDAASGRFFVAGTQPPPGSLN comes from the exons ATGGCGGCAGTCGGCGCGCGCCCAGTGCTGTACCACCacccggcgccggcgggcgacGCCGCCTCCATGTCCTCGTACTTCTCCCACGGAggcagctccacctccagctccgcgTCCAGCTTCTCCGCCGCGCtcggcgccgcgcccgcgcccgcgcccgcgccgctgcCGTCGCTCGCGGACCAGTTCGACATCTCCGAGTTCCTCTTCGAtgacggcgcgggggcggcggccgcgccagGCGTGTTCGCCGACGGCGCGCCGCCCCCCGTCGCGCCGGCTGCTGGCAGCGCGATCAGTGCGGCCGCACATGCCGCCAG gagcgcggcggaggcggtgccGGAGCAGCCGCGGACGGAGCGGATCGCGTTCCGGACGAGGTCGGAGGTCGAGATCCTGGACGACGGCTACAAGTGGAGGAAGTACGGCAAGAAGTCCGTCAAGAACAGCCCCAACCCAAG GAACTACTACCGGTGCTCGACGGAAGGGTGCAACGTGAAGAAGCGGGTGGAGCGGGACAAGGACGACCCCAGCTACGTGGTGACCACGTACGAGGGCACGCACAACCACGTGAGCCCCAGCACGGTGTACTACGCCAGCCAGGACGCCGCCTCCGGACGCTTCTTCGTCGCCGGCACGCAGCCGCCGCCGGGCTCCCTCAACTAG
- the LOC112886153 gene encoding ras-related protein Rab7-like, with amino-acid sequence MESWRRRTLLKVIVLGDSGVGKTSLMNQYVNKKFSQQYKATIGADFLTKEVLIEDKLVTLQIWDTAGQERFQSLGVAFYRGADCCVLVYDVNVKRSFSTLSTWHDEFLNQASPSDPKHFPFILVGNKIDLDGGNKRMVSEKKAREWCASKGDIPYFETSAKEDHNVDTAFLCVAKLALAHEHDQDIYLKTVAEQVTDTEQTTGCAC; translated from the exons atgGAGTCGTGGCGGAGGCGGACGCTGCTCAAGGTCATCGTCCTCGGCGACAGCGG GGTGGGCAAGACGTCACTGATGAACCA ATATGTGAACAAGAAGTTTAGCCAGCAGTACAAGGCGACGATCGGCGCTGATTTCCTCACCAAGGAGGTGCTCATTGAAGATAAGCTCGTCACCTTGCAG ATATGGGACACGGCAGGGCAGGAGAGGTTCCAGAGCCTTGGCGTAGCGTTCTACCGGGGCGCAGATTGCTGCGTGCTGGTTTATGATGTCAATGTCAAGAGAAGCTTCAGTACACTCAGTACCTGGCATGATGAGTTCCTCAATCAA GCAAGCCCGTCAGATCCTAAACATTTCCCGTTCATTTTGGTTGGGAACAAGATTGATTTGGATGGTGGAAACAAAAGAATG GTTTCTGAGAAGAAAGCAAGGGAATGGTGTGCGTCCAAGGGCGATATCCCGTATTTTGAAACCTCTGCAAAAGAGGACCACAATGTTGACACTGCTTTTCTATGCGTCGCCAAGCTCGCTTTGGCGCATGAGCATGACCAAGACAT CTACTTGAAGACAGTTGCAGAACAAGTCACGGATACTGAACAGACAACCGGATGTGCGTGCTAG